The Thermoplasmata archaeon DNA segment ACTTTCCCGTTGGATTGAGGATGCTTCACCCTGGCCTTCACATGTTCTATCCCGTTCTCCTCGAGCCATTTCTGGAACGTGTTCAATCCCGGTTCCGCACAGCTCTCTCTTGGTAAGGATGTGAATTGTGTTCCATGGTCGGTCATGAGCTGCCTGGGCTTGCCATAAGCTGCCACCGCCTTTTTAAGAGTTCTTAGACTATTCTGAGGGGTGGCATTTTTATATGAGCC contains these protein-coding regions:
- a CDS encoding DDE-type integrase/transposase/recombinase: DEPRKQRRQKWVRYERKHSNSLWHADWVEIGGAYVILIEDDASRLLVGAGSYKNATPQNSLRTLKKAVAAYGKPRQLMTDHGTQFTSLPRESCAEPGLNTFQKWLEENGIEHVKARVKHPQSNGKVKKAA